The genomic stretch GCGAAAGTGAAGTAGAGAAAAGGCAGGAATGCAGGAATACAGCAACGCCCCACCCCGGACAGCAACTTTGACTTCAGTGAGAATATTTAAAGCTGCGACTCAACAACATCTCATCACTTACTACACAACAGAAGTCTGTGACTGTTTGAAAACCGGACAACTCAAAGCATCAGGAGCTAAAAAACAGCCAAACTAACCACTGAGTTGAGATGAGGTGAGTAGCTGCATTTTGTAATcgtataatattataatatccTTCTTCCCTTCAGCCAGGGCCACGGtttaaaatttgattgatttttagaAATCATTTTGTACTTAGTCTTAATTCATGACATTAATTATGTTCTTACTTTTAGCTTACTTGATTCTTTCATGAGTTCAGACTCTGCTTTTATTCATCTCTCTTCAGTTCTTTTCTTTACTCCCGTCTTtgttgcttcttcttttttccccattatTCTCTCCAAATTTCCTCCCTGCCTTACTGACTTTTCCATTTCTTCCTGACCTCTTTCAGTCCCTTTTCCATATTGCTAACCCATTCCCACCTGTCCTCGTTTTGCttttcatcaatattttttatttatgcctttgatttattcatttctgtGTTCTTTCCTCCTGTATTCCTTTACTTATTCACTCAATATATCTCTTTCACCGTTTTGTTTGCATCTTGGAATGCTCCTGTCTGGTTTCCATTTTCAAAATGGTTGTCCTCCAATTATGAGGGTCTCAAACTGCTACCCTTCCTGGAAAATTGTTGTGAACAGTGTTGGAAACAGCGGATTGGTTTACTTCAGATTCAGGAGGAGCAGTTACAATTCTGTCTTTCCAGGGAAAACACAATCCTTCCCTTCTATTTAGTGTTTCTTCCACCATGcatgttttaataattatttttttattctccatCAGTGCTGCTCAGAGTCAAACTACGCTGGTGTCCAAACTGGAGGCCCTGCAGTGCCACTTCACCTGGGATCTGGACCCCAGCAGGTCCAAACTTCTCCATCTCCAGGAACAGCTGAAGGACATCGGCACCGAGGAGGGAAACAGCTGGCTGGGTCACATTCACAACCTGCAGGGGTTTGTTGAATACAAGatgaaaaacatagaaaatgccCAGAGCTTCTTCAACAAGGCTGCAGAGGCCTTCTGCCAGCTGAGAAACGCAGACGAGGGTCCCTGGTTGGTGGTGAACTACGGGAACCTGGCTTGGCTGCACCACCACCTGGGGGACGAAGCAGAGAGTGAGGCTTACCTGTCAAAGGTCGACGCCCTGATGAATAAATACCCGTCTCCATCCCAGGACGAGCTCCATCCGGAGATCTACGCTGAAAAAGCCTGGACCCTGATGGAGTTCACTGCAGACAAAGAAGTGATTGAAGAATACTTTGAGAAAGCCATCAGGATGCAGCCGGACATGGTGGAGTGGAAGACCAGCTACGCTTTAGCATCAATGAATGCTTTTAATAACAGCAGCACAGGGGTGGAGGCTGAAGTCTTGAAGAAAATGAGAATCGCCAAGGAACAAGATCCAGAGAACTTGTACCTCGCTGTTTACTACCTTCAGCAACGCgctaaaaaaggagaaaaggttGAAGATGAAGCTCGTGAGTTAACACAAAAGGTTTTGAGAAATCCTGTCAGCAGCTACAGCGATATTAGACCATTACTCAGCATTTACAGATACTATTTATCTGTTGATGAGGCTATTGACTTGGTAGAGGAGGCTCTGGAAAAACAACCAGATGAGCGTTATCTGAAGAGATGTGCTGCACTCTGCTACAAATGGAAGATCGTCTGTTGCGGAGATGGTTGCACTAAGCAAAGTGTGATCAACAGAGCAATCAATCTCCACGAGGAGGTGATTTCTCTTTACCCTCATTCTTCTCTCGGGATGAAAATAGACCTCGCAAAGATATATGGAATGTCAAATGACGGTCTGGCTAAAGCTGAGCAGATGTTCCAGGAACTGTTAGAAAGTGACCTggaacctgcagacagacagatgctGTACACACAGTATGCAAAACATCTGTTCTGCAATCAAAAAGATTACAACAGGTCAACAGAATATAACATGAAGTCAGCAGAGATACCGCACCAATCACACTTTCGTCAGAACAGCATCAAAACTTTGAGCCGCATTAGAGACAAAACTAGAGAGAAAGTAGCAGAGTTTCTGAGAAACCTGCCAGAGCTATAGTAGTGTTTTTAACAACACTGGTTCTAAATCCAGGAGAAAAGAATCTAGGTATTGCATCAGCAAAACTATTTAAATGATTACATTCATAAATTTGATGACATTCACATGAGAAAAACCTGTTTTCCTCTGATGGTTAGCGATCAGATTGTTGCACAAAGTAACAGTTTGcctttaatgctttattttatttgtgtttgttttttagaggGTGCCAGCCAGGTCTCTCTCCTGACATTTAACATAGTTAAGTCTTAGATTAGATTTGTTGGTTTGGATACATGCATatcataattacagttaaacacaCACCCTGcacaataaacaacacaagaataacaCGACCAAAGTTCAGCTTCAAAACCAAAAGCATGTATTTGAtcagaaatgaaaaacagaatcCCTCCTCAGTCTGGACACAAAAGTCCACAAAACCAAAGGAAATCCAACTCAAGATCCACAACAGGTTCTATGTCTCTTTAAGTTCAGTTattggtttaaataaaaaaaacacaactcagTTCAGCTCACACCAGTTTTTCttcaacaaaattaaactcaaaTCAGTTTATCACAGTTACAACCAGCAGGATGCGTTTGATTAATTAGGTCGAGTAATCTTGTTAATCAAAGAACGATTAATCCTGTTAAATGATAATTTCTATCCATTCTGTATGAGTTAATAATGAGTAATGAGTCCATAATTACTACAATAGCATTAAAAACTCTTGACTTGGACTCGATAAAGTCCTGCCTGCTGCCCTGATATGAAACCTGCTTTGCTGTAAGCTTTGATGTTGGTTATGTAATAACTAAAATAATGTGGAAGCTGAATATTATCTGCAGATGTAATGGATTGTTTGTAAATAGACTGTGTAGACGTCTGTACTCTGACTTTtgctttacttttctttttatgaataaatactttttggacCCACACAAGTGGTGTTCAGGTTAAAAGAATAGATTATATGAGAACGCTTTGTGTAAGCTTTGGAGAATATAAAAGTCTTTGATGTATGAGCTGCACTTACTATTCATAGAAAGAATGTTGAACTGTGTCTGTGattttcttcattaaataaacattttgtacaCTGACAATGTTCAAGTGTTTGGTTTTAGTGGGTAAATTCATGTACTCTACACAGCTGcacagaaaaaacaatgatgGACTTTAATCAAACTACAACTTTTTAAAGCTGCTGCCAAATATGTTTTAACTTTTATGTCAACACAGATGATCATTAAACACATAGTTGTATGAAAACATCTTGTTACAATACATGAACAGGTGAGAAATGATTGAATATGAGCTTTTTGTGTCAGTTAAACAGAAAACAGTAACCTGGGTACACCTGTAGGTGGCAGCAGTGTCATAATGCAGGTGTGTCCAGGTAACAGCTGGCCCAGCTCTTGGCACCTTAATATTTCTATTTGATGGGGGAAATGTGGCATTTAGGTTTGAATACTTCACTCAATGTGGCAGTTTATTATATCTTCAATAAGAAATGTCTCTAACtttaaatatcaatataaaCACCTTGAGGATATTTTTATCCcaggtgtgtgtctgcaggtttcAGTTCCTGGGAAACAGAAGTCAAAGTGCATTTTAAGATTGAACTCAAGACTTTATATGTAAATCATTCCTTGAGGTGTGCTTACAGTTTAGGCTTTTTATCCACTCAGGTTTTGGATGAAACCGTTCCATCAGATCCACTCAAGCTCAACtataactttttaaaactgctgcaaaatatttattttttcttttaagtcaACACAGATGAACATTAAACACATAGTTGTATGAAAACATCTTGTTACAATACGTGAACAGGTGAGAAATGATTAACTATGAGCTTTTTGTGTCTAAAAGAAGTGTTTTACAGCTAGACTGATCTGTCATAATGCAGGTGTGTCCAGGTAACAGCTGGCCCAGCTCTTGGCGCCTTAATATTTCCTTTTGATGGGAACGTGCAACTATAAAAATGTGGCATCATATTATGTcttcaagataaaaacacatttgatgaGTCATGCTTTTAAcaccaggtgtgtgtctgtaggtTTCATTTCATGAGAAACTAAAGTCAAAGTGCATTTCAGGTTAAACAGCTTCTTTGTCTGTGAATTCCCCGCCTCTACAGTTCTCTTGGACCTCAGTGTGATCAGGTGTGCTGAGGAATGTAACCACAACCACAGTGATGTCACAAGGTACAGGAGTCCACCTGGACCAACATCACTGCAGCAACATTTCTCTGAGAGGAAAACCTTTAGGGATAATAGATATTGATTGGCAGAGAGCATGGTAATTACCATATTACACCATATATATCCAACCAACCTAGATTCTTACAGACTGATAATAAATGTAGTTTTTAGCAATGATCACAAATCTTTCACACACTTGTTTTACCATTGTATATATTCAGttacagtccaaagacatgcagcttaggtttaactggtgactctaaatgtcccgtaggagtgaatgagagtgtgaatggttgtctatctctatgtgtctgccctgtgatagtctggagacctgtccaggtggaCCTCTCAACctatggatggatgatggatggatggatgatggatggacggatggtgGCAACAGGCAGCATTTGAACTTTTCCCCCTTTAGCACCCCAAAGCATTTCCGTGTGTTATTATTGGTGCTGCCCCTAAAGACAACAGTACTCTGTCAATAAGAGTGAAGAAGTCAGCATGTTTACAGAAGAGgtaaagttacattttttataacgTTATACTGAATGGTAATGTAGCTTGAGTGTTACTTCTCCCGTACAAGTTTCATACAGTTTTATATTGTTAAACGTCGGAGTACAAGTAACATTAGCGTTAGAAGGAAACGTTAGCAAAAAAGTGTgcgtttattcattcatttagtcTATAAGGAGACAGAACAAGtttcacatacatttatttattaatggtgGTTGGTCGAACCAACATCAAGTTACTAATGTAGCAAAATATACCGTTAGCAGCTTGGCTACTGTTAGCAGCTTGGCTACTGAAGCAACTTGTAGAGGTGGGGGAGAAATCAATCAAGTATTACAATATTTTCCATGGCAATataatattgattcatggctgcAAAGTAACGATATTTAGCGTTCGGACGGCCAGATGGCCCTCAGTATTTTTCCggaggctgtagcgggctcacttttatgaatatactggagatactggtatcatatgaaactacaagatctaaggaatctataggcaccatgtgcgtgcaggatatcgtgttgggaaataatgctgcaatgttagtctattttttttatgtttcatggtgattgtCAAAGCgctcatgtgacctctgacatcatgctatctcaatgaaaacaggctctctgggtttccacaagtctcctctttacgtAAGGCTACCTCCCAATTCAGAATGCGCAAAGAAAAGAACACAATCCATTACTTCCTTCTTTAGCAAAGACTTGAGGCCTTACAACATTGTGGAAAACGagttttagctacatgctaaagacactggaaccagGAATGTGACTCCGTCGAGACGTTATTTCACGGACACAGCCGTATCGAagctacacagagcagagaaaagtttgagaaaatgctgcagttgttgtcgttcatacatgtttaatatcagttcagttcagtttaacttaatactttgttggtcagtctgtggctttgactctcattgtggagaaataaaaagactgaagtgagatgaatagactgagaattttcaattttttatatttttgactaATGAAACTGATTCTGTCTGTGAAGGTGCAGCCATAAAAATCAGGCATCCTAAGTTTGAATATCTCAGATTCTTCAAGATAAAAAACATTGAAAGAACTGAAATCACAAAGTTCAAGTTgagttgtgtttttattcatatgtGACTGTAGGTTTCCATTCTTGAGAAGGAGTGAAGACGAGATAAGGCTGAACTTTAGAGTTTAGCGTACATAATAAAGTACTCGGGTTACTTCATTTAATGACTTTATGAAGGAACGCCCCGCCCCGGACAGCAACTCTGACGTCAGTGAGAATATTTAAAGCTGCGACTCAACAACATCTCATCActtacaacacaacagaagtctCTGACTGTAAACCGGACAACTCAAAGCATCAGGAGCTAAAAAACAGCCAAACTAACCACTGAGTCAAGGAAACATCTGAATGATGAGGTGAGTAGCTGCATTTTTTAATATCttataatattaaaatcaaaagaTTAACACTAACGATCCTACAAGTCAATGATGTTTTCAGTCACTGATGTTCAGTCCTCaatttcttctgttttcttccaggGCCACGGTTTAAATTAGATTTCTTTTTTCTGCAATCTGTTAGTTCAGACTCTGCTTTTATTGATCTCTCTTaagttcttttcttttctcctcgtCTTTGTTCCTTCTCTCCTTTTCCCCGTTATTCTCTCCACATTTCCTCCCTGTGTTACTTTCCCATTTTTTCCTTGTATTCAGgttttaatattctttaaacctgagcaacacttcaAAACTGTGTTTAGAcggctatcagaattattaaaaatgatcataaataattattaaatatattaaatgatgtcacttgatttactctGAGTAACCTCAAGATGGGGCACCACGTTACCCATGTTTTAAtagttgttattttattctccatCAGTGCTGCTCAGAGTCAAACTACACTGGTGTCCAAACTGGAGGCCCTGCAGTGCCACTTCACCTGGGATCTGGACCCCAGCAGGTCCAAACTTCACCGTCTCCAGGACAAACTAGAGGATATCGGCACCGAGGAGGGAAACAGCTGGCTGGGTCACATTTACAACCTGCGGGGGTTTGTTGAATACAAGatgaaaaacatagaaaatgccCAGAGCTTCTTCAACAAGGCTGCAGAGGCCTTCTGCCAGCTGAGAAACACAGACGAGGGTCCCTGGTTGGTGGTGAACTACGGGAACCTGGCTTGGCTGCACCACCACCTGGGGGACGAAGCAGAGAGTGAGGCTTACCTGTCAAAGGTCGACGCCCTGATGAATAAATACCCGTCTCCATCCCAGGACGAGCTCCACCCGGAGATCTACGCTGAAAAAGCCTGGACCCTGATGGAGTTCACTGCAGACAAAGAAGTGATTGAAGAATACTTTGAGAAAGCCATCAGGATGCAGCCGGACATGGTGGAGTGGAAGACCAGCTACGCTTTAGCATCAATGAATGCTTTTAAGTACAGCAGCACAGGGGTGGAGGCTGAAGTCTTGGAGAGAATGAGAATCGCCAAGGAACAAGATCCAGAGAACTTGTACCTCGCTGCTAACTACCTTGTGCAACGTgctaaaaaaggagaaaaggttGAAGATGAAGCTCGTGAGTTAGCACAAAAGGTTCTGAGAAATCCTGTCAGCAGCTACAGGGGTTTTAAAGCATTGATTTGGTTTTACAGAAACTATGTTTCTGTTGATGAGGCTATTGATTTGGTAGAGGAGGCTCTGAAAAAACATCCAGATGAGCGTTATCTTAAGAAATGTGCTGCAATCTGCTACAAACAGAAGATCGTCTGGTGCAGAGATGGTTGCACAGAGAAAAGTGTGATCAACAGAGCAATCACTCTCCACGAGGAGGTGATTTCTCTTTACCCTCATTCTTCTCTCaggatgaaaatagaccttgCAAATATATACGCAAAGTCAGGTTACAGTCTGGCTAAAGCTGAGCAGATCTATCAGGAACTGTTAGAAAGTGACCTGGAACCTGCAGACAAACAGATGCTGTACACACAGTATGCAAAACATCTGTTCTGCAATCAAAAAGATTCGAACAGGTCGATAGAATATTACATGAAGGCAGCAGAGATACCGCACCAATCACAGTTTCGTGAGAACAGCATCAAAACTTTGACCAGCGTTAGAGACAAAAACAGGAGCCAAGAAACTAGAGAGAAAGTAGGAGAATTTCTGAGAAACCTGCCAGAGCCATACTAGTGTTTTAACAACACTGGTTCTAAATCCAGGAGAAAAGAATCTAGGTAATGCATCAGCAAAACTATTCAAATGAGTACATTCATAAATTTGATGACATTCACATGAGAAAAACCTGTTTTCCTCTGATGGTTTCCGATCAGATTGTTGCATGAAGTAACAGTTTGCCTTTaatgctttcttttatttgtgtttgttttttagaggGTGCCAGCCAGGTCTCTCTCCTGACATTTAACATAGTTAAGTCTTCGATTAGATTTGTTGGTTTGGATGCATGCATatcataattacagttaaacacaCACCCTGcacaataaacaacacaagaataacaCAACCAAAAGTTCAGCTTTAAAACCAAAAGCATGTATTTGAtcagaaatgaaaaacagaatcCCCCCTCAGTCTGGACACAAAAGTCCACAAAACCAAAGGAAATCCAACTCAAAATCCACAACAGgttctctgtctctttaagttCAGTTATtggtttcaatttaaaaaacacaactcaGTTCAGCTCacacctagcctggctaacaccagactattctcaaatgagggctagtctggcaacgagcaatggatttctccgtagaggaggtgtggtttacgatcctccagagccgtttattgggagcttagaatgtctatcaaagcgtctgtaggtagctcttagccaatcagatcagttataccagatgacgtagtagagcaacagaaatggatgtttgttgtgtgtgtgtctgtgagagagtgttgctgctgctttgcttctccagttctcgctttctgcaagattatttattttcacgctttattccccctcatgtcattcagccacacacatccactgattttatgggcaataaacaagctgctgcgggtctctgggggctccgctgtcccccggctcgtagcgagaccGCCGgtggtgaccggcggtctcgccggtgcggcgctaatcaccggcgctacctgtgatctcgctccgagccgggggacagcggtgccgccgagagaccttttgcctttcaactttcgctcttaactgtttaaaacaccatctacagctaaagagagtttcgcgtctgcagcagccatgttggatccggaaaactacaagcttccaaatgccgagtagtacgcgtcatcgtcttgccgtccctccccgctctgtgattggatccctaaaacagggctaggaATCCTTCCTAgattccagaccctttcgcagttcgaaattaaattcgagcgtgcaaggcagtctgggtatacccaggctagctcaCACCAGTTTTTCTTcaacaaaactaaactcaaatcAGTTCATCCCAGTTACGACCAGCAGAATGCGTTTGATTAATTAGGT from Centropristis striata isolate RG_2023a ecotype Rhode Island chromosome 9, C.striata_1.0, whole genome shotgun sequence encodes the following:
- the LOC131977752 gene encoding interferon-induced protein with tetratricopeptide repeats 1-like; this translates as MSAAQSQTTLVSKLEALQCHFTWDLDPSRSKLLHLQEQLKDIGTEEGNSWLGHIHNLQGFVEYKMKNIENAQSFFNKAAEAFCQLRNADEGPWLVVNYGNLAWLHHHLGDEAESEAYLSKVDALMNKYPSPSQDELHPEIYAEKAWTLMEFTADKEVIEEYFEKAIRMQPDMVEWKTSYALASMNAFNNSSTGVEAEVLKKMRIAKEQDPENLYLAVYYLQQRAKKGEKVEDEARELTQKVLRNPVSSYSDIRPLLSIYRYYLSVDEAIDLVEEALEKQPDERYLKRCAALCYKWKIVCCGDGCTKQSVINRAINLHEEVISLYPHSSLGMKIDLAKIYGMSNDGLAKAEQMFQELLESDLEPADRQMLYTQYAKHLFCNQKDYNRSTEYNMKSAEIPHQSHFRQNSIKTLSRIRDKTREKVAEFLRNLPEL
- the LOC131977753 gene encoding interferon-induced protein with tetratricopeptide repeats 1-like, producing MGHHVTHVLIVVILFSISAAQSQTTLVSKLEALQCHFTWDLDPSRSKLHRLQDKLEDIGTEEGNSWLGHIYNLRGFVEYKMKNIENAQSFFNKAAEAFCQLRNTDEGPWLVVNYGNLAWLHHHLGDEAESEAYLSKVDALMNKYPSPSQDELHPEIYAEKAWTLMEFTADKEVIEEYFEKAIRMQPDMVEWKTSYALASMNAFKYSSTGVEAEVLERMRIAKEQDPENLYLAANYLVQRAKKGEKVEDEARELAQKVLRNPVSSYRGFKALIWFYRNYVSVDEAIDLVEEALKKHPDERYLKKCAAICYKQKIVWCRDGCTEKSVINRAITLHEEVISLYPHSSLRMKIDLANIYAKSGYSLAKAEQIYQELLESDLEPADKQMLYTQYAKHLFCNQKDSNRSIEYYMKAAEIPHQSQFRENSIKTLTSVRDKNRSQETREKVGEFLRNLPEPY